The proteins below come from a single Sander lucioperca isolate FBNREF2018 chromosome 20, SLUC_FBN_1.2, whole genome shotgun sequence genomic window:
- the ahcyl2b gene encoding putative adenosylhomocysteinase 3 isoform X5, with the protein MIQFADQKQEFNKRPSKIGRRSLSRSISQSSTDSYSSAASYTDSSDDETSPRDKQQKNSKGNGDFCIKNIKQADFGRREIEIAEQEMPALMALRKRAQGEKPLAGAKVVGCTHITAQTAVLMETLSALGAQCRWAACNIYSTQNEVAAALAEGGFSVFAWKGESEDDFWWCIDRCVNVEGWQPNMILDDGGDLTHWIYKKYPNMFKKIKGIVEESVTGVHRLYQLSKAGKLCVPAMNVNDSVTKQKFDNLYCCRESILDGLKRTTDVMFGGKQVVVCGYGEVGKGCCAALKAMGSIVYVTEIDPICALQACMDGFRLVKLNEVIRQVDIVITCTGNKNVVVREYLDRMKNGCIVCNMGHSNTEIDVASLRTPELTWERVRSQVDHVIWPDGKRIVLLAEGRLLNLSCSTVPTFVLSITATTQALALIELYNAPEGRYKQDVYLLPKKMDEYVASLHLPTFDAHLTELSDEQAKYLGLNKNGPFKPNYYRY; encoded by the exons CGGCGTCATACACGGACAGCTCTGACGATGAGACGTCCCCTCGGGACAAACAGCAGAAGAACTCTAAGGGCAACGGAGACTTTTGCATCAAAAACATCAAACAGGCCGACTTTGGCCGCAGAGAGATTGAGATCGCAGAGCAAG AGATGCCAGCCCTGATGGCTCTGAGAAAGCGAGCACAGGGGGAGAAACCCCTCGCCGGTGCCAAGGTGGTGGGCTGCACCCACATCACTGCCCAGACTGCT GTGCTGATGGAGACTCTGTCAGCTTTGGGGGCTCAGTGCAGATGGGCAGCCTGCAACATCTACTCCACCCAGAATGAAGTGGCAGCTGCCCTGGCAGAGGGAG GTTTCAGTGTGTTTGCATGGAAGGGTGAGTCAGAGGACGACTTCTGGTGGTGCATCGATCGCTGTGTCAACGTGGAAGGCTGGCAACCCAACATG ATCTTGGATGATGGTGGAGACCTGACTCACTGGATCTATAAAAAATACCCCAACATGTTCAAGAAGATTAAGGGCATTGTAGAGGAGAGTGTTACCGGTGTGCACAG gttGTACCAGCTGTCCAAGGCAGGAAAGCTGTGTGTTCCAGCCATGAACGTCAACGACTCTGTGACTAAGCAGAAGTTTGACAACCTCTACTGCTGCAGGGAGTCCATCTTAGACGG CCTGAAGAGGACCACTGATGTCATGTTTGGAGGCAAACAGGTGGTGGTGTGCGGATACGGAGAG GTGGGAAAAGGCTGCTGTGCTGCTCTCAAAGCAATGGGCTCCATCGTCTACGTCACAGAGATCGACCCAATCTGTGCCCTGCAGGCCTG CATGGACGGCTTCAGGCTGGTGAAACTGAATGAAGTCATCAGACAAGTGGACATCGTCATCACCTGCACAG GCAATAAGAATGTGGTGGTGAGAGAATACCTCGACCGCATGAAGAACGGCTGCATTGTCTGCAACATGGGACACTCCAACACAGAGATCGATGTG GCAAGCCTGCGGACTCCTGAACTGACCTGGGAGAGAGTGCGCTCTCAGGTGGACCACGTCATCTGGCCGGATGGCAAGAGGATAGTGCTGCTGGCTGAG GGTCGTCTGCTGAACCTCAGCTGTTCCACTGTGCCGACCTTCGTGCTCTCCATCACCGCCACCACCCAG GCGCTGGCTCTGATAGAGCTGTACAATGCCCCAGAGGGACGCTACAAACAGGATGTTTACCTGCTGCCCAAGAAGATGG ATGAGTATGTGGCCAGCCTACATCTTCCTACATTTGACGCACATCTTACAGAGCTGAGTGATGAGCAGGCCAAATATCTGGGCTTGAACAAGAACGGCCCCTTTAAGCCAAACTACTATAG GTATTAA
- the ahcyl2b gene encoding putative adenosylhomocysteinase 3 isoform X4: protein MQIQFADQKQEFNKRPSKIGRRSLSRSISQSSTDSYSSAASYTDSSDDETSPRDKQQKNSKGNGDFCIKNIKQADFGRREIEIAEQEMPALMALRKRAQGEKPLAGAKVVGCTHITAQTAVLMETLSALGAQCRWAACNIYSTQNEVAAALAEGGFSVFAWKGESEDDFWWCIDRCVNVEGWQPNMILDDGGDLTHWIYKKYPNMFKKIKGIVEESVTGVHRLYQLSKAGKLCVPAMNVNDSVTKQKFDNLYCCRESILDGLKRTTDVMFGGKQVVVCGYGEVGKGCCAALKAMGSIVYVTEIDPICALQACMDGFRLVKLNEVIRQVDIVITCTGNKNVVVREYLDRMKNGCIVCNMGHSNTEIDVASLRTPELTWERVRSQVDHVIWPDGKRIVLLAEGRLLNLSCSTVPTFVLSITATTQALALIELYNAPEGRYKQDVYLLPKKMDEYVASLHLPTFDAHLTELSDEQAKYLGLNKNGPFKPNYYRY from the exons CGGCGTCATACACGGACAGCTCTGACGATGAGACGTCCCCTCGGGACAAACAGCAGAAGAACTCTAAGGGCAACGGAGACTTTTGCATCAAAAACATCAAACAGGCCGACTTTGGCCGCAGAGAGATTGAGATCGCAGAGCAAG AGATGCCAGCCCTGATGGCTCTGAGAAAGCGAGCACAGGGGGAGAAACCCCTCGCCGGTGCCAAGGTGGTGGGCTGCACCCACATCACTGCCCAGACTGCT GTGCTGATGGAGACTCTGTCAGCTTTGGGGGCTCAGTGCAGATGGGCAGCCTGCAACATCTACTCCACCCAGAATGAAGTGGCAGCTGCCCTGGCAGAGGGAG GTTTCAGTGTGTTTGCATGGAAGGGTGAGTCAGAGGACGACTTCTGGTGGTGCATCGATCGCTGTGTCAACGTGGAAGGCTGGCAACCCAACATG ATCTTGGATGATGGTGGAGACCTGACTCACTGGATCTATAAAAAATACCCCAACATGTTCAAGAAGATTAAGGGCATTGTAGAGGAGAGTGTTACCGGTGTGCACAG gttGTACCAGCTGTCCAAGGCAGGAAAGCTGTGTGTTCCAGCCATGAACGTCAACGACTCTGTGACTAAGCAGAAGTTTGACAACCTCTACTGCTGCAGGGAGTCCATCTTAGACGG CCTGAAGAGGACCACTGATGTCATGTTTGGAGGCAAACAGGTGGTGGTGTGCGGATACGGAGAG GTGGGAAAAGGCTGCTGTGCTGCTCTCAAAGCAATGGGCTCCATCGTCTACGTCACAGAGATCGACCCAATCTGTGCCCTGCAGGCCTG CATGGACGGCTTCAGGCTGGTGAAACTGAATGAAGTCATCAGACAAGTGGACATCGTCATCACCTGCACAG GCAATAAGAATGTGGTGGTGAGAGAATACCTCGACCGCATGAAGAACGGCTGCATTGTCTGCAACATGGGACACTCCAACACAGAGATCGATGTG GCAAGCCTGCGGACTCCTGAACTGACCTGGGAGAGAGTGCGCTCTCAGGTGGACCACGTCATCTGGCCGGATGGCAAGAGGATAGTGCTGCTGGCTGAG GGTCGTCTGCTGAACCTCAGCTGTTCCACTGTGCCGACCTTCGTGCTCTCCATCACCGCCACCACCCAG GCGCTGGCTCTGATAGAGCTGTACAATGCCCCAGAGGGACGCTACAAACAGGATGTTTACCTGCTGCCCAAGAAGATGG ATGAGTATGTGGCCAGCCTACATCTTCCTACATTTGACGCACATCTTACAGAGCTGAGTGATGAGCAGGCCAAATATCTGGGCTTGAACAAGAACGGCCCCTTTAAGCCAAACTACTATAG GTATTAA